Proteins from one Ornithobacterium rhinotracheale genomic window:
- a CDS encoding acyltransferase family protein gives MSEKTISTQSNLTTKPHYLLLDGLRGVAAIMVVWYHIFEGLATSPVDQKFNHGYLAVDFFFILSGFVIGYAYDDRWKIMNFKDFAKRRIIRLHPLVVMGAAIGLISYLIQGGITWEGEKVAPFSIALAFLLNLFLIPLLPSLDIRGYGEMFPLNGPNWSLFFEYIGSFLYALILRKLSTRALAIVVALSGLGLCSFAVFNLSGNAHLGVGWTLAEYNFLGGFLRVMFSFSAGLLLSRVCKPHAIKGAFWICSLVLIALLSMPYISETHIWLNGLYDAVCVIFIFPILVYLGASGQVSNNFTSKVYKFLGDLSYPLYMVHYPFMYLFYAWLWDGERSTAQIGQIIPILFLGNILLAYLVFKFYDVPVRKYLTQKFLRK, from the coding sequence ATGAGTGAAAAAACAATCTCTACTCAATCAAATTTAACGACAAAACCACACTATCTCCTACTCGATGGCTTGCGGGGTGTCGCTGCTATTATGGTTGTGTGGTATCACATTTTTGAAGGTTTGGCAACAAGTCCTGTTGATCAAAAATTTAATCATGGCTATTTAGCCGTAGATTTCTTTTTTATTTTATCGGGTTTTGTGATTGGCTATGCCTACGACGACCGCTGGAAAATCATGAATTTTAAGGATTTTGCTAAACGAAGAATCATTCGTTTGCATCCGCTTGTGGTGATGGGCGCAGCCATCGGGCTAATTTCTTACCTTATCCAAGGCGGCATCACTTGGGAAGGTGAAAAAGTCGCACCTTTCAGCATTGCTCTTGCATTTTTGCTCAATTTGTTTTTGATTCCGTTGTTGCCAAGTTTAGACATTCGTGGCTATGGCGAAATGTTTCCGCTCAATGGTCCTAATTGGTCTTTGTTTTTTGAATACATCGGGAGCTTTTTGTACGCTTTAATTTTAAGAAAGTTATCAACTCGCGCTTTGGCAATCGTGGTTGCCCTTTCAGGTTTAGGTCTTTGCTCTTTTGCCGTTTTTAATCTTTCGGGCAATGCGCATCTGGGCGTCGGGTGGACTTTAGCGGAATATAATTTCTTGGGCGGATTTTTACGCGTGATGTTTTCTTTTTCTGCAGGGTTACTCCTATCTCGAGTGTGCAAACCACATGCTATAAAGGGCGCTTTCTGGATTTGCAGTCTTGTTTTGATAGCATTGCTTTCAATGCCTTACATCAGCGAAACGCATATTTGGCTCAACGGGCTATACGATGCCGTTTGTGTTATCTTTATTTTCCCGATTTTAGTCTATTTGGGCGCTTCTGGGCAAGTTTCAAACAATTTCACGAGCAAGGTATACAAATTCCTTGGTGACCTATCTTATCCGCTCTATATGGTGCATTATCCATTTATGTATTTGTTTTATGCGTGGCTTTGGGATGGAGAGCGTAGTACTGCACAGATTGGGCAAATTATCCCAATTTTGTTTTTGGGCAATATTTTACTCGCTTATTTGGTGTTTAAATTTTACGATGTGCCTGTGAGGAAATATTTAACTCAAAAATTTCTACGAAAATAA
- a CDS encoding MalY/PatB family protein, with protein sequence MTEYNFDEVVDRRGTGALKIEALKSRWGRTDLIPLWVADMDFKTPKFVIEAVQKRLDNEIFGYTSASEDWYNAIIKWQKRRNQWEITKEMISFVPGVVPGLSFAVMCFTQPEDKILIMPPVYQQFEKAVRNHNRNLEICPLDFTQEEGYSLNFELFEQRVKGCKLFLLCNPQNPGGKVWRKEELQKIAQICKKHKVLVVSDEIHSDLTFEPYQHHPFSSVSDAARENNVTFNAPSKAFNLAGFCSSYAIIENPKIREKFHKFIEKMMVENVNAFAYLTTVAAYHSGAKWLAAVKCYIKENIMLLDKFLKENTPKIKAVIPQASYLVFLDCRELQLSQGDLVEFFVDKAHLALVQGEEYGENGRGFMRINLAAPREVIQKALAQIKEAYRARNF encoded by the coding sequence ATGACAGAATATAACTTCGATGAGGTAGTAGATAGGAGAGGTACAGGAGCCTTAAAAATTGAAGCTTTAAAATCTCGGTGGGGACGCACCGATTTAATTCCACTGTGGGTGGCCGATATGGATTTTAAAACCCCTAAATTTGTAATAGAAGCGGTGCAAAAAAGATTAGATAATGAAATATTTGGATATACTTCAGCATCAGAAGATTGGTACAATGCCATTATAAAGTGGCAAAAAAGAAGAAACCAATGGGAGATAACCAAGGAGATGATTTCCTTTGTGCCTGGTGTAGTGCCAGGGCTTTCATTTGCCGTGATGTGTTTTACCCAGCCAGAGGACAAAATTTTAATTATGCCCCCCGTGTATCAGCAGTTTGAAAAAGCAGTGCGCAATCATAATCGCAACCTTGAAATCTGCCCATTGGACTTTACGCAGGAGGAGGGGTATAGCCTAAATTTTGAGCTATTTGAGCAGCGCGTGAAAGGGTGTAAGCTCTTTTTGCTATGCAACCCGCAAAACCCTGGGGGGAAAGTCTGGAGAAAAGAAGAATTGCAAAAAATAGCACAGATTTGCAAAAAGCATAAGGTGCTTGTCGTATCAGATGAAATACATTCAGATTTAACCTTTGAGCCGTATCAGCATCACCCATTTTCCTCGGTGAGCGATGCCGCGAGGGAGAATAATGTAACATTCAACGCGCCGAGCAAGGCCTTTAATTTAGCTGGTTTTTGCAGTTCTTATGCCATTATAGAAAACCCCAAAATTAGAGAGAAATTCCACAAATTTATTGAGAAAATGATGGTAGAGAATGTCAATGCCTTTGCCTATCTCACCACCGTGGCCGCTTACCATAGCGGCGCTAAATGGCTTGCTGCGGTGAAGTGCTACATTAAGGAAAATATTATGCTTCTAGATAAATTCTTGAAAGAAAACACCCCCAAAATCAAAGCCGTGATTCCGCAAGCATCGTATTTGGTATTTTTAGATTGCCGAGAGTTGCAGCTCTCGCAAGGGGATTTGGTGGAATTCTTTGTAGACAAAGCTCACTTAGCCCTAGTGCAGGGCGAGGAATATGGCGAAAATGGGCGAGGTTTTATGCGCATTAATTTGGCGGCGCCGAGAGAGGTTATTCAGAAAGCACTGGCTCAAATCAAGGAGGCCTACCGAGCGAGAAACTTTTAG
- a CDS encoding trigger factor: MNVTYNKVDDLNAVLSVSIEKADYADKVEKALKNYKKNANVPGFRKGSVPMGLVKKQYEKPLIYEEVNKLLQESVNKYLNDNKVEILGQPLPKEDKSFNWDNDTLNFDFELGLAPEFDVDLAEVSIPYHKITVSDDEVEKYIENFRLSYGKMSEAEEVGEGAYLKGVFYELDENGEETSAHYHANVFYNDLKDKKAFDGKKKGEKVEIEAKDIFEDQDKLAQSFGLEEKEVADFNKKLVYKIQDIVSHQKAEINQELFDKVYGEGAVDSEEAFRAKVKEEAEKMYVAEADRVMLTNGLLNLVENKKFDLPKEFLVKWLQFSNEKADSTEKAEEMYNNAERGMRFQLVEGRVANKYDVSVTREDVENQAIEAVKQQMKMYGAGLNFDDEMLKGIAQQSLQDENQYRQLADQVFAGKLIELFKQNAKLEEKEVSFEDFVEEVKAQNEKTK, translated from the coding sequence ATGAATGTTACATACAATAAAGTAGATGACTTGAACGCAGTCTTGTCAGTATCTATCGAAAAGGCAGACTATGCAGATAAAGTGGAAAAAGCCCTTAAAAATTATAAGAAAAATGCCAATGTGCCAGGGTTTAGAAAAGGCTCTGTGCCGATGGGACTTGTGAAAAAGCAATACGAAAAACCACTCATCTACGAAGAAGTAAACAAACTTTTACAAGAAAGCGTAAATAAATATTTAAACGATAATAAAGTAGAAATCTTGGGTCAGCCCCTACCAAAAGAAGATAAATCTTTTAACTGGGACAATGACACTTTAAACTTTGATTTTGAATTAGGTTTAGCGCCAGAATTTGATGTTGATTTAGCTGAAGTAAGCATCCCTTACCACAAAATCACTGTGAGCGATGACGAAGTTGAAAAATACATCGAAAACTTCAGACTTAGCTATGGTAAAATGTCTGAGGCAGAAGAAGTAGGCGAAGGTGCTTATTTAAAAGGTGTTTTCTACGAATTAGACGAAAACGGCGAAGAAACTTCTGCGCACTACCACGCAAATGTGTTCTACAATGATTTGAAAGACAAAAAAGCATTTGATGGTAAAAAGAAAGGAGAAAAAGTAGAAATCGAAGCTAAAGATATCTTTGAAGATCAAGATAAATTGGCTCAATCTTTCGGATTGGAAGAAAAAGAAGTAGCAGATTTCAACAAAAAATTAGTTTACAAAATCCAAGATATTGTAAGCCACCAAAAAGCTGAAATCAACCAAGAATTGTTTGACAAAGTATATGGCGAAGGAGCTGTAGATTCTGAAGAAGCTTTCCGTGCAAAAGTGAAAGAAGAAGCAGAAAAAATGTATGTTGCCGAAGCCGATCGTGTGATGCTTACCAACGGGTTGTTGAACTTGGTAGAAAATAAAAAATTCGATTTACCGAAAGAATTTTTAGTAAAATGGTTGCAATTCTCTAACGAGAAAGCAGATTCTACTGAAAAAGCAGAAGAAATGTACAACAACGCTGAGCGTGGTATGAGATTCCAATTGGTAGAAGGTAGAGTGGCAAACAAATACGATGTAAGCGTAACAAGAGAAGATGTTGAAAACCAAGCGATCGAAGCGGTAAAACAACAAATGAAAATGTATGGTGCAGGATTAAACTTCGACGATGAAATGTTGAAAGGTATCGCGCAGCAATCACTTCAAGATGAAAATCAATATCGCCAATTGGCAGATCAAGTGTTTGCAGGAAAATTGATTGAATTGTTCAAGCAAAATGCTAAACTTGAAGAAAAAGAAGTTAGTTTTGAAGACTTCGTAGAAGAAGTAAAAGCTCAAAACGAAAAAACTAAATAA